A genomic stretch from Candidatus Nitrososphaera gargensis Ga9.2 includes:
- a CDS encoding sialidase family protein: protein METVLSFLALMPMVAGFVPADGTTNSSSLLPQGNSTFLNDGKITNSSAITIEDDANMTITCCLPLLLAPIAASGNNVYVVWWDNKTENWEIFFARSTDNGRTFEQPLNLSNNTGRSENAQVVALDENVYVTWWDNTTGTREVFFRASEDNGKTFGHAIILESTRSMDFTSN, encoded by the coding sequence TTGGAAACTGTACTTTCATTTCTTGCGTTGATGCCTATGGTTGCAGGTTTTGTCCCTGCTGATGGCACTACTAATAGTTCTTCTTTGCTTCCACAGGGCAATTCGACCTTTCTCAACGATGGCAAGATAACGAATTCAAGTGCTATCACAATAGAAGATGATGCTAATATGACAATAACATGCTGTCTTCCGTTACTTTTGGCTCCAATCGCTGCATCTGGGAACAATGTCTATGTCGTATGGTGGGATAACAAGACAGAAAATTGGGAGATATTCTTTGCAAGAAGCACTGATAATGGGAGGACATTTGAGCAGCCATTAAATCTAAGCAACAATACAGGGCGTTCAGAGAATGCACAGGTAGTTGCATTGGATGAAAATGTCTATGTAACATGGTGGGATAATACGACTGGCACAAGGGAGGTCTTTTTTAGAGCTAGTGAGGATAACGGAAAGACTTTTGGTCATGCAATTATTTTAGAAAGCACCCGCAGTATGGACTTTACTTCTAACTGA
- a CDS encoding response regulator → MGLRQQDKVQTIMLIEDEEDILLVYRDFLERRGYRIEVSAPTANEILRDYEAYQPDLVLLDYRLPGYMNGLQAAEKILQKDPMARILIVTAYEDAKKELAENKFFNGKKISILIKPVQLGQLARLIARL, encoded by the coding sequence GTGGGGTTAAGGCAGCAGGACAAGGTCCAGACTATAATGCTGATAGAAGACGAGGAAGACATCCTGCTGGTTTATCGGGACTTTCTTGAAAGGAGGGGATATAGAATCGAGGTTAGCGCGCCCACTGCTAACGAGATACTGCGTGACTATGAAGCATATCAGCCAGACCTCGTCCTTCTGGACTATAGGCTGCCTGGGTACATGAATGGGCTTCAAGCTGCTGAAAAAATTCTGCAAAAAGACCCAATGGCAAGAATACTGATAGTCACGGCCTATGAAGACGCAAAAAAAGAGCTTGCAGAAAACAAGTTTTTTAATGGCAAAAAGATCTCAATCTTGATAAAACCAGTCCAACTGGGGCAACTTGCCCGGTTAATAGCAAGGCTATAG
- a CDS encoding LbetaH domain-containing protein: MTTQDACSFSVMGKPLVLYNIAKLASRKSIDGVLFPEGYTHVANVISASYPSMRVDEYKDKAFISATGDLLELPLNSIIVESSMGDLVADQMMYPWDLLRIMNKVLESEVKTTLISPNATICRSSIISGPCIIEDGTFIDDFCKIKGPIYIGKNSKVGTGSLLRNCMVGSESSIGFNCEIGRSYLAGKNKIAHHNVILDSIIGEGTWMGGYVGTTNVLLNSKNVKYKVGDQLIDTGLHHFGAVIGTNCMIGAGVIVLPGRYIPSNSAIQAGTIVSK, translated from the coding sequence ATGACAACGCAAGATGCCTGCTCATTCAGTGTCATGGGCAAACCGCTTGTGCTTTATAACATTGCCAAGCTTGCATCACGCAAAAGCATCGACGGCGTTTTGTTCCCGGAGGGCTATACTCATGTAGCCAACGTCATATCCGCTAGCTACCCTTCAATGCGGGTTGACGAATACAAAGATAAGGCGTTTATCTCTGCCACAGGCGATCTTCTCGAATTGCCGCTCAACTCCATAATTGTAGAGTCCAGCATGGGCGATTTGGTTGCCGACCAGATGATGTACCCATGGGACCTTTTGAGGATAATGAATAAGGTACTCGAGTCAGAGGTCAAGACGACATTGATATCACCAAACGCTACCATCTGCAGGTCTTCCATAATCAGCGGCCCATGCATAATAGAAGATGGCACTTTTATCGACGACTTTTGCAAGATAAAGGGGCCGATCTACATAGGAAAGAACAGCAAGGTGGGAACCGGAAGCCTCCTTAGAAACTGCATGGTTGGCAGCGAATCAAGCATAGGCTTTAACTGCGAAATAGGAAGGTCATATCTGGCAGGCAAAAATAAGATAGCACATCACAATGTCATTCTTGACAGCATAATAGGAGAAGGCACTTGGATGGGAGGATATGTAGGGACTACTAACGTTCTATTGAACAGCAAGAACGTGAAATACAAGGTTGGCGATCAGCTGATAGACACTGGTCTGCACCACTTTGGCGCGGTAATTGGTACAAATTGCATGATTGGAGCAGGCGTGATAGTACTGCCTGGTCGTTACATCCCTTCAAACTCTGCGATACAAGCCGGTACAATCGTCTCAAAGTAG
- a CDS encoding S8 family peptidase produces the protein MYYIAFFLITLILLAPSFTTYVSQNAAVIVSFADGKYNPAIVVTAGGRIFEEFKNMGMLYAIVSQRALTSLEQNPAIEFVESDGRFEIAEEASTSEYAESWALKDISAEPAHLSNYTGRGVKIAVLDTGIDYNHPELAPNYKGGYDFINNDNDPMDDNGHGTHVAGILAAARDGRGIVGVAPDAEIYAIKVSDERGKGSFSGLVKGIGWSIENGIDIVTMSITGNSGSKALAKAVESAYNEYGLVLVAAVGNGNGNVLYPAAYEQVIGVGSVTEDNELSSFSMTGSEVELVAPGSRIKSAAIGGGYRLSSGTSMATPFVTGAIALLFGSDEKAWGNTGMVDGDGAWTNDEIRNVLRYTAKDLGDKGKDDLFGYGLLNLDFLRGQPSIITPSVPETEDKPIVLKLAWFTFKVSLQPAT, from the coding sequence ATGTACTATATTGCATTTTTCCTAATTACATTAATACTGCTTGCTCCTTCCTTTACTACGTATGTTTCGCAGAATGCTGCTGTAATCGTTTCTTTTGCAGATGGCAAGTATAACCCCGCCATAGTTGTTACGGCTGGAGGTAGAATATTTGAAGAATTCAAAAACATGGGAATGCTTTATGCAATTGTTTCACAGCGTGCTTTAACCAGTCTAGAACAGAACCCTGCGATAGAGTTTGTAGAGAGTGATGGGCGGTTTGAGATTGCCGAAGAAGCAAGCACATCTGAATATGCTGAATCGTGGGCTCTGAAGGACATCAGCGCAGAGCCGGCGCATTTGTCAAACTATACTGGCAGGGGTGTCAAGATAGCAGTCCTTGACACTGGCATAGACTACAACCACCCAGAGCTTGCTCCAAACTACAAGGGGGGATATGATTTTATCAACAACGACAATGACCCAATGGATGACAATGGGCATGGCACGCATGTTGCAGGCATACTTGCTGCTGCAAGGGACGGCAGGGGGATTGTTGGAGTCGCGCCAGACGCCGAGATCTATGCAATAAAGGTGTCAGATGAAAGAGGCAAGGGCTCATTCAGCGGCCTTGTCAAAGGGATCGGCTGGTCAATAGAAAACGGCATAGACATTGTTACAATGAGCATCACTGGCAATAGTGGCAGCAAGGCTCTGGCAAAAGCAGTAGAATCTGCTTACAACGAGTATGGGCTAGTGCTTGTCGCGGCTGTTGGCAATGGAAATGGAAACGTATTATACCCTGCAGCCTATGAGCAGGTGATTGGTGTCGGTTCGGTAACAGAGGACAACGAGCTGTCATCGTTCTCGATGACTGGAAGCGAAGTGGAGCTTGTCGCCCCCGGCTCCAGAATCAAGTCTGCCGCCATTGGTGGAGGGTATCGGCTATCGAGCGGCACATCTATGGCCACGCCGTTTGTCACCGGTGCCATAGCTCTGCTATTTGGAAGCGATGAAAAGGCATGGGGCAATACAGGTATGGTGGATGGCGATGGCGCATGGACAAACGACGAGATAAGAAACGTACTGAGGTATACTGCAAAAGATCTGGGTGACAAGGGCAAGGACGACTTGTTTGGGTATGGCCTGCTCAACCTTGATTTCCTACGTGGTCAGCCAAGCATCATCACTCCTTCAGTACCAGAGACCGAAGACAAGCCCATTGTGCTGAAACTTGCATGGTTCACATTCAAGGTAAGTTTGCAACCCGCAACTTAG
- a CDS encoding cation-efflux pump: protein MAERLKTADAGAIKRNALRLSLVAITSVFVFEFTAGIFTNSLALITDSTHALLDAVVTAILIIATTLALKPRDIDHTYGHGKIETIGGFIGGTALFVVAIFFIYEATVRISLAGPVPLVNPGMIGFAAVIYTLAVDGFRIIVLGRAMKKTAAGTTALNADFYHAFADLASTSVAFAGLWLVTAGFGHGDSVAAMILGSFLAYLSSRFAYQNAMELTDVISPKLVAKVRQAANDTEGVLGSDDIKMRRVGKEIFVEATITLPAEISFENAHDISAHVESNIAKSLAGSGLNVRPRNITVHFEPTTGNNADLPPESMIEKAASGVSGVKGVHNILVSKIGKTDSMDVSLHIQVNRSATLTEAHSIANAVEDSIRGRLKGAETITVHLEPLMPEIGGIEPVADVKMQDSIREIILGASDVKKVDRVATYRAAGNVLKIDVACAFNSDMTIEQIHERVSDIEKQIRAKYPGSIVTIHAEPN, encoded by the coding sequence GTGGCAGAGCGGTTAAAGACAGCCGATGCTGGAGCCATCAAGAGAAATGCCTTACGACTGTCGCTTGTCGCCATCACGTCTGTCTTTGTGTTCGAGTTTACCGCTGGCATTTTCACTAACAGCCTTGCTCTAATAACAGACAGCACCCACGCCTTGCTTGACGCGGTGGTGACTGCAATCCTGATAATCGCCACCACACTTGCACTCAAGCCAAGAGACATCGACCATACTTATGGCCATGGCAAGATCGAAACCATAGGCGGGTTTATAGGCGGCACCGCACTATTTGTGGTCGCGATATTTTTCATCTATGAGGCCACCGTCAGGATATCTCTTGCGGGACCAGTCCCATTGGTCAACCCAGGCATGATAGGCTTTGCTGCAGTAATTTACACTCTGGCAGTAGACGGCTTTAGGATAATAGTGCTTGGGAGGGCAATGAAAAAGACTGCCGCCGGCACGACTGCCTTGAATGCCGATTTTTACCATGCATTTGCCGACCTTGCTTCAACCAGCGTCGCATTTGCAGGACTGTGGCTCGTCACTGCCGGCTTTGGGCATGGCGATTCTGTCGCAGCAATGATACTTGGAAGCTTTCTTGCATATCTTAGCAGCAGGTTTGCGTATCAGAATGCGATGGAGCTCACAGACGTAATATCGCCCAAGCTGGTTGCAAAGGTAAGGCAGGCTGCAAACGACACCGAAGGCGTGCTGGGGAGTGACGACATCAAGATGCGCCGCGTAGGAAAGGAGATTTTTGTCGAAGCCACCATCACGCTACCGGCTGAAATAAGTTTTGAAAACGCACACGATATCAGCGCACATGTGGAAAGCAATATCGCCAAGAGCCTGGCAGGCTCGGGTCTTAATGTCAGGCCAAGGAACATCACCGTGCATTTCGAGCCGACGACAGGCAACAACGCCGACCTGCCGCCTGAATCTATGATCGAAAAGGCGGCGAGCGGGGTAAGCGGGGTAAAGGGCGTGCACAACATCCTCGTGTCAAAGATCGGCAAAACCGATTCTATGGATGTCTCGCTCCACATACAGGTCAATCGTTCTGCGACGCTCACCGAGGCCCACTCGATAGCCAACGCGGTCGAAGACTCGATAAGGGGCCGGCTGAAGGGGGCAGAGACTATTACCGTGCACTTGGAGCCTCTGATGCCAGAGATAGGCGGCATCGAGCCCGTAGCAGATGTCAAAATGCAGGACTCGATAAGGGAAATAATCCTTGGCGCGAGCGACGTCAAAAAGGTCGATAGGGTCGCAACCTACAGGGCCGCCGGAAACGTCCTGAAAATAGACGTGGCCTGCGCTTTCAATAGCGATATGACAATAGAGCAGATCCATGAGCGTGTTTCAGATATCGAGAAGCAGATACGAGCAAAGTATCCCGGGTCGATAGTGACGATACACGCCGAGCCCAACTAG
- a CDS encoding transcription initiation factor IIB: MQTAILCSICKSDQTVTDPESGEIICRNCGLVLSDKAQESRPEWRAFTGEEANDRSRTGIPSSLARHDMGLSTVIGRTDKDASGRAIDVAMRSTMGRLRAWDFRTQAHSPTDRNLRQAFSELDRLKDKLGVSDAVIEKTAYIYRKAQERGLVRGRTISAMVGAALYIACRETGASRTLKDIAEIGNIKRKDLARIYRLVVMELDLKIPMIDPMKCIVRVANRANLSERTKRVAMNIMKGVTKSGISAGKDPMGLAASVLYLACLNTGESRTQTDIAEAAGVTEVTVRNRYKNLKSQLDLN, translated from the coding sequence ATGCAAACGGCAATATTGTGTAGTATATGTAAATCCGATCAGACGGTCACAGATCCCGAGTCCGGCGAAATCATTTGCAGGAATTGCGGACTAGTGCTGTCAGACAAAGCACAAGAAAGCCGCCCTGAATGGCGAGCTTTTACAGGCGAAGAAGCAAACGACAGGAGCAGAACAGGGATACCAAGCTCTTTGGCCCGCCACGACATGGGTCTGTCTACGGTAATCGGTAGAACAGACAAGGACGCCAGCGGACGCGCAATTGATGTTGCGATGCGCTCGACGATGGGCAGGCTTAGGGCCTGGGACTTTCGTACACAGGCTCATTCGCCTACCGACAGGAACCTCCGTCAGGCATTCTCTGAGCTTGACAGGCTCAAGGACAAGCTTGGCGTTTCAGACGCGGTGATCGAAAAAACTGCATACATTTACAGAAAGGCTCAAGAGCGCGGCCTTGTCCGGGGAAGAACAATATCGGCCATGGTTGGCGCAGCACTTTACATAGCGTGCAGGGAAACCGGCGCGTCTAGGACGTTGAAAGATATTGCAGAAATTGGCAACATCAAGCGCAAGGATCTTGCGAGAATATACAGGCTCGTTGTGATGGAGCTCGATCTCAAGATCCCAATGATCGACCCGATGAAATGCATTGTCAGGGTGGCAAACAGAGCTAACCTGAGCGAGCGAACAAAGCGCGTTGCCATGAACATAATGAAGGGTGTCACCAAGAGCGGTATATCTGCTGGCAAGGACCCGATGGGGCTTGCGGCATCGGTGCTGTATCTTGCATGCCTTAACACCGGCGAAAGCAGGACTCAGACAGACATTGCGGAAGCAGCCGGCGTCACCGAAGTGACCGTCAGAAACAGATACAAGAATCTAAAAAGTCAGCTTGATTTGAATTAG
- a CDS encoding response regulator transcription factor, with translation MTSGGRHQNSPPRIMIVDDEKDILAILKSGLETKGNFAAETFNSGEAALQAFASHAPDYYDLILTDIRMPGMNGFELYRRIREKHPSIPIAFITAFEINEDEFSKVMPSIKVKDFIKKPIRIPELIEKLNAILAAV, from the coding sequence ATGACAAGTGGTGGGCGGCACCAGAATTCGCCGCCGCGTATTATGATTGTTGATGATGAAAAAGACATTCTTGCGATTCTAAAATCAGGTCTTGAGACAAAGGGGAATTTCGCGGCAGAGACATTCAATAGCGGCGAGGCAGCTCTGCAGGCTTTTGCAAGTCATGCTCCAGATTATTACGATCTCATACTGACTGACATTAGGATGCCCGGGATGAACGGCTTTGAGCTGTACCGGAGAATAAGAGAAAAGCACCCATCGATACCAATCGCGTTTATCACCGCCTTTGAAATAAACGAGGATGAATTTTCCAAGGTCATGCCCTCAATAAAGGTGAAGGACTTTATCAAAAAGCCGATAAGGATTCCTGAACTGATAGAAAAATTGAATGCAATTCTGGCCGCCGTCTAG